TTATTTCCTTCCGGGTGGCCCTGACTGATCCAGAGCTCCTGCAATTTCACCAATCCGTTGAAACTGTCAGGTCCAAACTCCATGGAAACGACCTGCATGCCTTCCAAGGGCTCTCGGTTGACGACGATTTCGCCTTCCTTCCAGCGATAAGATCCGAGTAAAAGGCGGCGGATGGACGAGACGTTAGCGAAAGTGTTTGGGTAGAGAGTCGAAAGCGGATTGTCGCTCAAATCCAGCGATTCCAAATCGGGCAGGAAAGGAAAAGAGTTTTCGGTGAGGTGAGTCAGCTGATTGCCGGACAGATCGAGATGCTGGAGTGCGCCCATTCCTTGCAGGTCGCCCGGCTTGATCTCCAGCAACTCGTTGTCCGCTAGCGAAAGGGATTCCAATTCCATTAAATCGCCCGGTTCCATTTCCAGCCGCACTCGCAGTTGACTCGTGCGGATGGTCAACTCTTTCAGATGACTCAGACTCGTGAACGCACCCGAGTGACCCGTGCTAAAAGCTTCCGGCAACTGGCAACCGACGATCAGCAAATACTCGAGTTGGGTCAACATTGAAAAGCCATTCCACGGAACGCTTAGTTCCATTTGTTGGTGCAACTTTTTGAACTCTTCGTAAGGCAGGATTTCTTCGGGAACGTCATACGTCAACCGTTGTGAAGGGGCTGATTGTTCGTCGTCGGCTATTTCGACCACCGTGACCAGTTCCGGCGAAGGCTGATCCAGCAATTCCAAGTTGACAAGACTCAAATATTGAAGTTGAATCAAAGATTTGAGGCTATCCGAATGTAAAATGATTGATGGCGCACTACTAGACTCCTGTTGTTGAGATCCTTCAAGACCCAGAGCTCTTAAGTTgacaaatttcgacaaatgagTGGCCGTCAAGCGGATTTCCGGTGCGTCGGATGCTTGGATAATCTTCATGGCctattaaaaattcatttgaaattcattagaCACGGTTATTGAAGGATATTTAGGTATTCCAACGAACCTCGGTTTGAGACGGCAAGCGGGCCAATAGGGTTTCAATTTCCGTGTCGTGTTGTTGGACACAAATTACGGCACGGAATAATAGGTCATTAAGGGCGCTGCTATTGGGGCTGGCGGATGAATCCGGAGCCTGCATTTTATTGAGTGGATGCCATTCGTCGACTATGCTGGCCAAGTAGGATTCGTGACACCAGCATTCGTGAGGACAAGACGGAGACCATGGCGCTGATTGGATACccttgtttgatttcaattcacATTTTTGACGAGagacaaaatataataataatcaatcgatttttacctgaaggaagagaagaagactAACGACTAGGATTTTCATGATTtgggaaattttaaattcacccACGGTGGAATGCATCCGTTAAACTACTAACGAATTTTTCCAAAGGGTTTGCTATAGACTGTAGAAGCATCATTATCTCTTGGAAGAGGAAGCAgattcaacatttaaaaaaagacaagggATATCCTCTGGCGATATTGTCTTATAAAATGTTCTTTTAACGAGACACGAGTAACATTGTTTTGAGTTACAGCGCCTGCATCAAATGATAAGgattatttataaaatataGTTACTTTAAAACATTGTAGGCGTCTAGGCGATTTAAattagtttcattttttatttatattttatttcatttatttcatttttccgtcTATTCGACTTGACTGTTGTAGATGTCTACATTTTTCACGCTAGATGTCACTATTTtcggtttgttttcttttgtcattCTGTCCATCAGTCATTCGTTATCCCCTAGAAACTGTGTCGATTTTTCCTGGTCCTCTACAAGAATTTGATTCATAGTTACAAAAGcaattaattgtaattttacGCATATCTAAATATCATGTTAATGATATGTCCGTTTCTCTGTGCGCTTTTCGTCTCGAACTAGGAGGTGATTCCATTGTCCCGAAGGATCTCACCTATTTAGGTACGTGTTTCTGTCTTGCCATCTCTCGGTtgtgttttgttgttattatatttttaatcatcAGCCCCTCAGTTTTTGGCAATGGAAGGTAGTTCAAAAGAAAAGCCAGAAGAGAGGTTGCCTGAAGCAGAAACctgggaaagagaaagagctaGTAAGGGCAGAGGTAAAAGAGAACTGCAAACAATTGAAATGGAAACTTATGAGAACGACAACACAGAGATCGGACCCTGGGTAATCATTTATCAACATGTTCATATATTTCTTGAATTTACCACAATTTGTCCATTTAGGAAAtgacaaaagggaaaaataggaaatctTCAGAGGCCAGTAAAGTAAGAACCTTGTCCAACAACAGTTCATTTGACCAAGAATTGCCGAGTACAAGCAAGGAACCTTCTCCTGCGTTGTCGACAGCCACTGGTGATGGTGAGACCGGATCTGCCTCTGGAAGTTCTCATTCAGAATTATCAGATCGTAAAAAGGCCATCACTGCCAAGGATCAATTAAGTTTCTTCTCTGGCAATCCATTTGTGGAGAAAGTTCAGGGTATTCTGCATTTCTACAAAGAAAAGTAAGTTTTCCAAATGTGTGATGGAATCAACTGAACTCAtttgtcttcattttcttaGTCACATGACTTCATTGGAAATGGATGTGCCTCGTAGCCAAATGATATGCATGCTGGCCATCCCTGCTTGGCTGAGCTGCCATGACTTACTCAATTTCCTTGCACCCTGTTGCCCTGGCATCAGAAGAGTGCGAATCATTCGAGATAAAACCCCCAACCAGTACATGGCCTTGGTACTTTTCCGTAGtcaggtaaaaaataaaatgttgattGAATTGCAAATGAAACCTCTTCATCATCGATTTCTTGAATTCAGGAAGAGGCTGACGAGTGTTACAAGACATTCAATGGTACGCCTTACAATTCGATTGAATCGGAACATTGCCACATTGTCTATGTTGCAAAAGTTGATATTTGTGGAGACACTactgtgggtggaggtggttTCGGTCCGCCAATGACCGGAATGACTGAGCTACCCATTTGCACGGTTTGTTTGGAACGGATGGACGAATCAGTAGATGGCATTCTGACCATTTTATGTAACCATAGTTTTCACGGAGCATGCCTTGCCAAATGGGGAGACacgacgtaaaaaaaaacgcttaTTGGCTTATGTTTACGAAATATTGATCATAATCTCTGGCggtattgatttctttttagatgtcCTGTGTGCCGATACCTGCAATCTCCTGAAATGGCTGCCGAAAGTTGCTGTTCTGAGTGCAAATCCAACGAGTCACTCTGGATTTGTTTAATTTGCGGTCATGTGGGCTGCGGGAGATACGTGGAAGGCCACGCATATCAGTAAGATTATCATAATTTGTAGCTTAAGTGGCATAATTAATTAATGATAATTGATCCCCTCTTATTATGTTAGTCATTTCTTGGAAACGCAGCATTGCTACGCGATGCAGTTGGGTAACACTCGTGTTTGGGACTATGTCGGCGATAACTTTGTCCATCGTTTGCTCCAGAACAACGAAGATGGAAAATTAGTTGAAGTCGAAGGCAACAGCAGTGGTCGGAGGCAACAGTCTGGTAAACAACACATGCCAATCGTGTTTACTGTGTTATCGATTCAACTCTTTTTGTCGCTATTCAGGCAAAGGGAACAACATGGAACATGAAGAAAAGTTGGACTCTGTCCAATTAGAGTACTTGTATCTTCTTCAGAGTCAACTAGCTTCACAGAAAATTCACTTTGAAGGAATCATTGATCGTCTCGAACAGCAACATCGACAAGAGGTACAATTAtaaatttgtaattattttctttctatctAGTCAAATATTTTCTATCACTTCCTAGCGGGAGGAAATCAAGGAAAAGGTGAAATCGACAGTCAAGGAAAATGAACGACTAaaagtgaaagagaaaaaggtaaCCCAAATTTCCTTCCAATCATGCCATCCCAGTTTCTAATCAACGTTTTGTAGATGGCAGCCAAATTAACCAAGGCGATCGCTGATctgcaagaagaaaaagagttgaatCGGTCGCTCACTCATAATCAATCATCATGGCATCAGCGAGTCGCCCAATTGGAGACTCAAGTACAGAAAATTCGCGATGAAAAGGAGACGAGTGTCCGCGAGTTGCAGGAACAGCTCCAAGACGTGATGCTCTATTTCGAAGCGcaagagaaatttaaaaatactgaACTGGAGGGCGGGCAGGTCGTCCTGGGTATGCCCCAATCACCATCGCGCTCATCGCTGGATGGTAGCAAAGGTGCCAGGAATAAGAAACGTGGCAAGTGAACCACCAAGTCACCCCCACAATCATCCTTTCGTTCAACAAATGACAATGTCTTTTAAAATACGTATTCGCTTATGTTTAATAACACGGTAATACAACATACAAAAAAGTATAAATTTAATCCGCCGGAACCATAtcgaaacatttcattttgccaacaatttctaatttttgatAGTAAATCCGTCTCCCCATCCTTTATCAACAGGTTCTAAAGTAGGTGTTTTCCCGCACATTGGACATTTCAAATTACGaaccaatgaagagcgcatcCAAATGACCAGATTTACGCGGCGACCAGTCACTAACGGCAGGACGCAGTGAAAAGCTGATCCCCGGTGTATCACACCTCGTCCTTGCTCATGTACGTAGCCAAAACCTTTATCACAGTCATTAGGAAcgccaaaaaataattctcCGCCTTCACAATCCGCCAAAAGGCAAATATTAACCGTCATCTGCAATTGTTGGCAAACAGGTGGTTAGCCCTTTTAGTGTTTGATTTTATACGTAATGAAAGTTTTACCTCGGCGTTGTCGAAATGAAAACCGAGATCCgtatctttattttcttcataatCAACGGTGAATGCTTTATGTGAGTCAAAAGCCTTAATGTTTTCATGCGGGAAGAGAAACCGGGTTAAAGGTTCCAGATATTTCGTTCTTAAAGGTGTCAGCAAACGTTCATTGAAGCCCAATTCATCTAGGAGGACCTGTATGATGGTAACAAGTTGATTCTTTTTAACTTTCTCAATCCAAAATGAATAAGATTTGACCAAACAAAAGTTATCACTTACACCATAGTTGTTCATACTGTTGGGCCGTCCTTTCGGCATAGaagttttattgaaatgaTTGATTTCAGCAATGAATTTGGTGCAAAATTCAACACTAAAAATAGGGAATGAGAAGACTTCAACTCCATGATTCTTGTACAGTGTAGCTGCCTTATCCATTAATCCATggttgaaataattcaacattCCCAAGAGATCAGGGTGCAGGAAATTTTCCTGAAGTTCAAAAATATCTTGATGGAGGGGCTTATAATTTGACTTGATATAATCAGCCCTTTCAATGGAATCCTGGGGTATTCTCCTCCGCCTTTCGAGTTCCGCTTTTATCTAaagtgtaaaataaaataatgctattttcaaataatcaaaagaataatttttacttCTTTCACGACTGGCCCGAGATCGGTACAACCCATTTCCGACAACGTTTTCCCATAACTGTTGTAAAATTGCTCTTCTGTTTTGAATGCAACATGCAAGCCGAAATTTTTAATGTAGACGTTCGATTCGAGAAAACATAAACACCTGGCAAAGTTCATTTTGCCTATGCCTCCAGTATACTTTGCTAACtcggttaacaatttaataacaaatatttttagctAATACCTCGTGAATTAGCGCATGAAGTTATTATAGGGCGCAATCGGAATGTTGACAAAGTGTTGGCACCTAAAAATGTTctttcttaatatttttcccAAATATGATACTCTAAACTACTCTTTCCCGGAAGGAATCATATTCTGAACATGATCATcgctaaacaaataaaacacagAAACACAACACCCGAACACCGACAACAAACTCCAGACCGTTGGGGGTGGTGGCGTCCTCTACCAGAGGCTATTGTCGTCTGCTCCATACGGTATATTGGACTTCTTTTGAATTCAACACTATCTGTTGGTGTGAGGAGGCAAAGtgcaaaacattttaaaaaagttcaaattttgataGAGAATGGAAGATCCATCACCTAATGTGAATGAAAGTAAAGTTTGTGTTGTTGAACTTGTGGAAGCATGTGTTGAACAGAAGTCGACAAACACGACTGAAATCCTTAGTGAAAACGCATCCTCTAGTGCAAACGAAGCACCAGAAACTAACACGAATGGAAATAGTGATGCATGTGAATCACTATTGTTGGAACAGGTATCTTTTACTCATGATGTGTTCTTTTCATAAAAGGCTTTATATGCATCTTCGTATAGTTTATTACAGCATGCACACCACATTTGAAAATCCCTGGCGATGAGCCAATCATTgaaaagcttaaaaaacactATGGCAAAGTTGAGAAAGAGTgccggaaaacaaaaaaatttacctcTGAAATGAGCAGGATTTCTTCACAAATCAACAACAGCGATATATACATCATCATTCAAGAGCTACTGAGTTATTTTAAAAGCTGTAGTGCTAAAACAGCTAGTAAGAAACAAGCTCACATAAAAAAACTGGAAAGCTATCTAGAGGTAACGAAAAAGTAAACATTTATCAAAGCAGCCCTCAATAATTTGGTTTTAATAGAAACtagatgaaaaaataaaggaactgACATCACAAGAAGTTGATTTGGATGctgaagaaaattcaaattatgtGCTGGAATGCAGGTTCTTCATTTAAACTTCCTTGTAATATAACTTagacaaattttcaaaattcaaggtacaaaaaacGGTTTGCCTTTGTGTACGGAAAACTCTGTGATATCGTCGGATACAACAAGAACGACCCCAAACCAAAAATAGAATATCAAGGTTGGTTACATTTTGTAATTacgttcattaaaatcgtaAGTTATTAATTTATCTGAATGACTTCTGGCAGGTACTAGGTATCCAGAAATCAACCAAAATATATCGAGATATCTGAGGAGAAATGACGAATTTCCCGATTTTAAGGATATTCTTGAAATCATTTCCGAAACCAATGAACAAGCCGGTCTGCGTATGTCTGAAGAAAATGTCTCGAGAATGAGTATGATATCGTACATGCCCACAACATTATCGAAATTTTAGTAAcacaatttttcaataatcAGCAAGGGAGGTTTTCGAGGAGGTTGGCGTTAAGCTGAAAAAAAGACGAATGGAAGAATTTGAATCAACTTTTGGTTGCCATCTTACCGACGATGTAGACGAAGCCAATGATCCGGCCGCTATGGACCCTGATTTAAGTGAAAAGCTTGCAAACAATCAGAAGTTAGCCTCAAAGCGTCTTGATGAAGTAAGTTTAATTTTAAGAACTTTTTGAAGTCTTAATAATCTACAATTTGTGTATATTTCAGGTGATGGAAAGCTATgttttaaaacaagaaacgCGTGGTGAAGAAGAGAGCAAGGACTctaatgatgatgacgacgatggCGATGACGACGATggcgatgaagaagaagacgacgacgaagaaatGGGAGACGTGGACGATGACAATTTGCttattgaatttgaagatTCCAAGAGTTCTTTATTACCGTCAGGAGCTGAGGATTCTGAAATCGACCAACTCGCTTGCCCATTGACAAATAGTACAAAAACTCCCTTGTCGGAACCGGCAGTAGTTCAGAAAATTGAACATTCAGAACcttcaaaaaatggttttttggCTGAACTGGACGTGAAACCAAAGGTGGAGCTTTTAACATCAGCACCCAAAAGCAATCCTTCTATGGACACCATTGAAATTACTACAGTTACTAATCGTGAATCTGTTTTAAGCGTTCGTAATCCGTTGCGAGCTCTAAAACGAAAAGGTCCTGAAATGATTGTCAAATTGTCACCTAAGAAAAAAGCTCCTATTAAGCCctacgacgatgatgatgtcaTCGTTTTATcagattgaaaaatttatggAGTTCCTGTGCTGTCATTTCTTTCTGTattattccaccaaatttcaaaaattaaatttatcgaGATCGACTGGATTTCGTTCAACATAATGTTTGATGTGATGAGTtgctattttgaaaataacggAGTTCCTCTCGCTGGTTATTAAACCAGATCTTATGGAAGACGCATATTTCAATACCAATACATCATCTGTTTCAATAGGGTATTTCCATCGGTCCAACGAATCCAACATCTGCATcacaaaaaagataaaacgaaataataaaaatcatgTCTGTTTTCACAATTGTATCCTTCTCCCGAAAAATACCTGTTGATCGTCCAATGTAAGGATGCGGAGAGCGTTTGAATGTTCACACCAAAGTTTTGTGCGAAAACGGacatgctgttgctgttgtattGGCAATAGAACGAAAGCGGCAAAGAGTGGACTACCGTAAGAAACTGCTTCAAACTGATTGATCAAGCGATCGTATCTGAAAACGAGATTTGAATCCATTTatgcatatttaaaaaaaaaacattttgtactAGGATACTTACAGGTCTATAAAATCATCCACCCCAGCAACGGGACGGCTGAAATCTAGGTGTTGAACAGCCAGTTTCCGTAAGATAGGCCACATGTAATCACAGATGCTTTTTTCCAGGAAAAGGTCATTCCCTGCCATGAAAGTGCAGGCCAAACGCGCATAATGCTCTGCCGGTTGAATGCGGAAGAACCAGGTAGGTCGAAGCGACAGAAGAACGTAAACGGCTTGCAACGAATACAAGGCCGTTTGTGAAACCAATCCATTGTCTTCCAGTGGCTTTTCAAGATCTTTTTGGTACAGCATCACCAAAGGTAAGTAGATCCAATCAGCTGGAAGGAGTTGACGATGTTCAAGCGTCAACGCGGTAGAAGAATCTCCGGTTAATGTTCCGGGAAAAAGATGACTGCTGTAAAACTTTGCCACCTGACTTAATTCGTTTACGGTTTTCGATAGCAAAGATTTTGTGGTCTCGTTGATCTGTAGCTGTTCTAAATTTGTCTCCAGGTCACAACCTCGTTGAATAAACTCGGGATGGAATATCAGACGACTAATCCAATTCACAACAATGGCTTCCGCTCCAGGACCGAGACTTGTTATTGCGGTTAAGGCTACTTGGTGTGCGACTTGTGCTTGATCGGGAGTAAATACAGCCCACTCAGCTCCGATAATCAAgaattcatgaaggaaatgaaGTTCGTAACGTGTGAACCAGTTACCAGACAAGGCGGACGGTGATCGATTCAATTTCTCCAGGTAATCGAAATACGAGTTGGGTAACTTCAAATCAATAGTCTGAGATGTTGAAAAGAATTATTAGTATTGTGTACCTTTAACAAGCAATAGCTTACTAACCTGGGTAGATGAACTTTTAACCTTCCAAATCCTCAGGATCCGAAAAATGGACGCGATCAAAGGAAACGGACTAGAGGAGGCCATTATCGGGATCAATTCTCCTCCAAGTGCTGTGGCATTGACGGATGGGAGAGATTCTGGATATCTTGAGCAGGACTCTAGAGTGGATGCAAGATTGCTATGATTAACTAGTGATTTGGCAAGCTCTTGCATTGGTCCTGAATGAAGCAGAGGAAGGATGTGATTCGAACAGAGTTTATCCAGTAAAGGCGGAGCTTGAGGGTCGATCCAATGTGTGTAAAAAGTAGCTAGGAGATGAATTCCAGCGGCTAGTAGACATCCGGCTGAATCTGGAATAGGATATGTAAGTTTGCGTAGCTGCCAGGCCCATTTGGCGACGCACATCTCTACAGCTTCTCTTAAACCACCAATCTCTTTGATGTGCAAATGCTTATGGTTCCCCGAGCAGTTCCCGGAGCAGCTTCCTGAATTACAGCATGTGCTCAAAAGTGCTTCCATCAAAAGTAGCATGGATGCGCCCAAATGATGACTGAAGCGGGCGTTGCTATTGTTGCTGGTTCCAGAATCCATCGAGATTGAAGACTGATAATATTGCAGTTGAGGAAACCAAACCGGATAAAACTCCAAGAATGATTGTATGCCGATGCCCTGTTGAAGGAGAGTGCGCCAAGTGTGGTAGCAATCCAAAACCAGCAGAAGAGCTTCCTGGGATGGCAACTTCAGTTCAATCGTGTCCATCGCCACGTAGATTTTGATCGACTCCAAAATTGAATATTTAGTGACGAGTGTGATGGCGAGTTCTGGATTCCACGATGCAATTACGCGAGCCAGGCGAAGTACTTGGCGGACAGGTGAACCATACAAGTTATCTATTTCTTCCGTTTGGTCTTGACTCGTATTGAGCGATGCCCAATCTTTAGGTAAGAAGCAACGGAAGATTGTGTCCATTAAACGAGGGCAATCGAGGATAGACTGAGCAACAGCAGGAGAATGCCGGGCCATTCTAGTAAGAATCTCGAGCGCAGCAACCACAGCTCGTGCTTCTGGACGAATTTCTTCCAAAATGTAACGAATCCTCCAAGGTACATCCATTCGTAAGCAAGCTTTGATTACATCTACTCGAATCTTGGAGAAAACAATAATTAGTATGAGAAAACCTACATTAAATAGAAAACAGTTTAAGCTACCATTTCGTTGTCTTTCATTTCAGGTTCTTGCTCCTGGTCTGTAGGATCCATTTCGATGTGACTACACAAATTTGGTTGCTTTTCCCCACCGTGCCAAATGTTGCAGCGTTCAAGGCAGGTTTCGTCAAACGGGCTAGAAAGCAAACGCGAAAAAGCGACCAGGGATGCGACGACAACTGATGGGGCGCTGTCATCCATACAAAACCGTAATAACAGCAAGATCCCATTGTCCAGCAAAGTAGGGATTAGGGGAGATTCAAAACATGAGTCATACAGTCCTAATCGAGTGTTTTCCAACACACTGGCGATAGTATTCAACGCTAATACTCTTTGTTGCATTTTGCTGCTACGacctacaatttaaaaagttggtTGAGTTTACAATTTTGTCAAGTATTGCTGCGCATCATACTTAGCAGCATCAGTTCATTGATGGAATATCCAGCTCTCTCAGGTTCCTCGCCATGGTGGTGGAGGGCTGAAGTAACCGGAAAATCAACATTGGCTGAAAGGAGATGGCCTTGAAAGTCGAATCGGGCTTGAAAGCTTTCTCCGGAAATCTCTTTGATGGGAGGTAAAGATGACATCCACCGAACCTTTTCCTTCTCTACACGATCcatgtgtacccattttgaattttttaactcTTGAACTTCTTCTACTTCAGGTTCAACTTCTTCCATAGTTTGGTCTACTGGTTTTGCCTCTACAACAACTTGTTTTGAATTGAGAGCTGCTTGCTTTTTGTTCTTCAAAAGTGCAACAAGTTTTGGGTCCAAATTTTGTAACAACTGCTGTTGCTCTCTGAGAATATCTTCCTCAGTCATGGATGATAATTTTTGTAGATTTTCCTGGTGGATTTGTGTAGCCTCAGTTTCTCCTAAAACGGCTTGTGCAATTGTACTGCTTTGATTTGGAAAGGGTGGCAGTTTAACAGAAGGATTTTCTGCAGCTTCTTCTCTTACCATTTTTGCTTTCCTCAGTTGTTGGGCAAAGATACTTCCAGATCCTGAAGCTTTAAGGGATT
This sequence is a window from Daphnia pulicaria isolate SC F1-1A chromosome 7, SC_F0-13Bv2, whole genome shotgun sequence. Protein-coding genes within it:
- the LOC124349408 gene encoding RNA polymerase II-associated protein 1-like — encoded protein: MTARPKLTCEEDELMEMQEAFRSGRLENSSTSEIIKAPRANSNEEKKSMFAQRQEMADKMKEKQFHFQLPKVQVLRDVVEKCEIQERKVEDLKRENPFPEVFQRTKSLKASGSGSIFAQQLRKAKMVREEAAENPSVKLPPFPNQSSTIAQAVLGETEATQIHQENLQKLSSMTEEDILREQQQLLQNLDPKLVALLKNKKQAALNSKQVVVEAKPVDQTMEEVEPEVEEVQELKNSKWVHMDRVEKEKVRWMSSLPPIKEISGESFQARFDFQGHLLSANVDFPVTSALHHHGEEPERAGYSINELMLLSRSSKMQQRVLALNTIASVLENTRLGLYDSCFESPLIPTLLDNGILLLLRFCMDDSAPSVVVASLVAFSRLLSSPFDETCLERCNIWHGGEKQPNLCSHIEMDPTDQEQEPEMKDNEMIRVDVIKACLRMDVPWRIRYILEEIRPEARAVVAALEILTRMARHSPAVAQSILDCPRLMDTIFRCFLPKDWASLNTSQDQTEEIDNLYGSPVRQVLRLARVIASWNPELAITLVTKYSILESIKIYVAMDTIELKLPSQEALLLVLDCYHTWRTLLQQGIGIQSFLEFYPVWFPQLQYYQSSISMDSGTSNNSNARFSHHLGASMLLLMEALLSTCCNSGSCSGNCSGNHKHLHIKEIGGLREAVEMCVAKWAWQLRKLTYPIPDSAGCLLAAGIHLLATFYTHWIDPQAPPLLDKLCSNHILPLLHSGPMQELAKSLVNHSNLASTLESCSRYPESLPSVNATALGGELIPIMASSSPFPLIASIFRILRIWKVKSSSTQTIDLKLPNSYFDYLEKLNRSPSALSGNWFTRYELHFLHEFLIIGAEWAVFTPDQAQVAHQVALTAITSLGPGAEAIVVNWISRLIFHPEFIQRGCDLETNLEQLQINETTKSLLSKTVNELSQVAKFYSSHLFPGTLTGDSSTALTLEHRQLLPADWIYLPLVMLYQKDLEKPLEDNGLVSQTALYSLQAVYVLLSLRPTWFFRIQPAEHYARLACTFMAGNDLFLEKSICDYMWPILRKLAVQHLDFSRPVAGVDDFIDLYDRLINQFEAVSYGSPLFAAFVLLPIQQQQHVRFRTKLWCEHSNALRILTLDDQQMLDSLDRWKYPIETDDVLVLKYASSIRSGLITSERNSVIFKIATHHIKHYVERNPVDLDKFNF